A region of Micromonospora chokoriensis DNA encodes the following proteins:
- a CDS encoding response regulator, producing MRRLHANAYVTKPIDLGDFERVVEQIHRFYGHAASLPAEPSAA from the coding sequence TTGCGCCGCCTACACGCCAACGCCTACGTCACCAAGCCGATCGACCTGGGCGACTTCGAACGCGTCGTCGAGCAGATCCACCGCTTCTACGGCCACGCCGCGAGCCTGCCCGCCGAGCCCAGCGCCGCCTGA
- a CDS encoding LysR family transcriptional regulator, with the protein MELRDIEIFLTLTEELHFGRTAERLHVSQSRVSQSIKQQERRIGGGLFERTSRAVRLTPLGERLRDRLRAGYSEIISGVEEATATARGQAGTLTIGTMATHYQSVEAVLDLFRQRHPQCELRLREILPTDPLGPLRAGSVDIGILWLPIREPDLTVGPVLHREKLVLAVAAGHPLAGRGSVELEDLGDHPVVYPEGPIPDYVWEAHTPSTTPAGRPIRRGLAIVTLEEAFRAIAGGSVVSPIGSDVAATRQRGDITFLPITDRPVLHYAPVWRNGGENALVRAFVQVVTNAQRTT; encoded by the coding sequence GTGGAGCTGCGCGATATCGAGATCTTTCTGACCCTGACCGAAGAGCTTCACTTCGGTCGTACGGCCGAGCGTCTGCACGTGTCCCAGTCGCGCGTCAGTCAGTCGATCAAACAGCAGGAGCGCCGGATCGGCGGGGGCCTCTTCGAGCGTACGAGCCGTGCTGTTCGCCTCACCCCGCTCGGCGAGCGGCTGCGCGACCGTCTCCGCGCCGGCTATAGCGAGATCATCTCCGGCGTCGAGGAGGCCACCGCCACCGCCCGCGGCCAGGCCGGCACGCTGACCATCGGCACAATGGCCACCCACTACCAGTCGGTCGAGGCCGTCCTCGACCTGTTCCGGCAGCGGCACCCGCAGTGCGAGCTGCGCCTGCGCGAGATCCTGCCGACCGACCCGCTCGGGCCGCTGCGGGCCGGTTCGGTCGACATCGGGATCCTCTGGCTGCCCATCCGCGAGCCCGACCTCACGGTCGGGCCGGTCCTGCACCGGGAGAAGCTGGTGCTGGCGGTGGCCGCCGGTCATCCGCTGGCCGGCCGGGGCAGCGTCGAGCTGGAGGATCTCGGCGATCACCCGGTGGTCTACCCCGAGGGACCCATTCCGGACTACGTGTGGGAGGCGCACACCCCGTCCACGACCCCAGCGGGACGGCCCATCCGACGCGGACTGGCCATCGTCACCCTCGAGGAGGCCTTCCGAGCGATCGCCGGCGGCAGCGTCGTGTCCCCGATCGGATCGGACGTGGCAGCCACCCGGCAACGAGGCGACATCACCTTCCTGCCCATCACAGACAGACCGGTGCTGCACTACGCGCCGGTGTGGCGCAACGGCGGAGAGAATGCCCTGGTACGCGCCTTCGTTCAAGTCGTCACCAATGCGCAGCGAACGACGTAG
- a CDS encoding GNAT family N-acetyltransferase, translating to MSESVIDIVAAADHLGTPRWHAVTSPGAVAGVADLRPVMPFEYELPVPTASQPDTLELNLYVQPQWRRRGIGSRLLAAVGAHAVGRRLIVQTSAGSAARSFCEQHGFRRIGSESRELLTYCDVHHAWLGELVDVEHPGYRLRHWTGDPCGATSVEQLLRHPSRPGAAAVSAAESDGGVVAYVVATTSALPQFRARQYGPAVLVGHRGRRLGLWVNAALLFRLREIHPHVEEIETRTADEDSDLVALRRHLGFRPFGRRLRYELSLP from the coding sequence ATGAGCGAGAGCGTGATCGACATCGTGGCGGCGGCGGATCATCTCGGCACCCCCCGCTGGCACGCTGTGACGTCGCCCGGTGCGGTGGCCGGGGTCGCCGACCTGCGTCCGGTCATGCCGTTCGAGTACGAGTTGCCAGTACCGACCGCCTCGCAGCCGGACACCCTTGAGCTGAACCTGTACGTGCAGCCGCAGTGGCGTCGTCGAGGGATCGGATCGCGGCTGCTGGCCGCCGTCGGTGCACACGCCGTGGGCCGGCGGTTGATCGTGCAGACAAGCGCGGGTTCCGCCGCGCGGTCGTTCTGTGAGCAGCACGGATTTCGGCGCATCGGATCCGAGAGCCGCGAACTGCTCACCTACTGCGATGTCCACCATGCCTGGCTGGGTGAGTTGGTCGATGTCGAGCACCCCGGATACCGACTGCGTCACTGGACCGGGGATCCGTGCGGCGCGACCAGCGTCGAGCAACTGCTCCGGCATCCGAGCAGGCCCGGTGCCGCGGCGGTGAGCGCCGCCGAGTCGGACGGCGGGGTGGTCGCCTATGTCGTGGCGACGACAAGCGCACTGCCGCAGTTTCGCGCCCGCCAGTACGGCCCTGCCGTGCTCGTCGGGCATCGCGGCCGGCGGCTGGGGCTGTGGGTCAACGCCGCTCTGCTTTTCCGACTACGCGAGATCCATCCACATGTCGAGGAGATCGAGACCCGCACCGCCGACGAGGACTCCGACCTGGTCGCCCTGCGTCGACACCTGGGCTTCCGCCCATTCGGGCGGCGTCTCCGCTACGAACTCTCCCTGCCGTAA
- a CDS encoding FAD-dependent monooxygenase yields METDVIIVGAGPAGLMLAGELRLAGAQTVVLERHPQPRDIPKASGLGGRILDLLRHRGILERFEEASSNPQVAPRFPFGTMHLDFTHLPDPPMRAMPIPQREVERLLEERARELGADVRRGHDVVGVTQNDATVTADVRGPNGPDRVTARYLVGCDGGRSRIRDLAGIAFPGVTYPEVNRLGQVTVPDSVTVLDNGDIDVPGLGRIRAGFTRTDRGVFAFAITAGVLFMQITEDETTEYDDDEPLTLTELAESARRVLGADFPLGEPIRLSRYTFKDRQAERYRHGRIMLAGDAAHLFPATGTALTVGMLDTVNLAWKLGADIHGWAPAGLLDTYHDERHLAGARAQLQTRAQAAMRRGHDPAAEALRQVFQELIVDEPALRRMGALVAHADIRYPMPGAGHHALAGAFAPDLTLHTDRGITSVAELMHTARPVLLDLADRRELRQIAGDWVARVDIRTAKTDTRPADALLIRPDGHVAWAATLDEPTVTAGATLRDALSRWFGTPPMSREVPAVEYGCSNGTAS; encoded by the coding sequence ATGGAGACTGACGTCATCATCGTGGGCGCCGGTCCGGCGGGCTTGATGTTGGCCGGGGAATTGCGCCTGGCCGGAGCCCAAACGGTGGTGCTGGAGCGCCACCCGCAGCCGCGAGACATCCCGAAGGCCAGCGGCCTCGGCGGGCGGATCCTGGATCTGCTGCGCCACCGGGGAATTCTGGAGCGATTCGAGGAGGCCAGCAGCAATCCCCAGGTGGCCCCTCGATTTCCGTTCGGCACCATGCACCTGGACTTCACGCACCTGCCGGATCCGCCGATGCGGGCGATGCCGATTCCGCAGCGGGAGGTCGAGCGACTGCTCGAGGAACGCGCGCGGGAACTCGGCGCCGACGTCCGTCGCGGACACGACGTGGTCGGGGTGACCCAGAACGATGCCACGGTGACCGCGGACGTGCGTGGACCGAACGGGCCTGACCGGGTGACCGCTCGATACCTGGTCGGTTGCGACGGCGGGCGCAGCCGGATCCGCGACCTCGCGGGGATCGCGTTCCCCGGCGTGACCTACCCGGAGGTCAACAGGCTGGGCCAGGTCACCGTGCCCGACTCGGTGACGGTGCTCGACAACGGCGACATCGATGTCCCCGGGCTGGGCCGGATCCGCGCGGGATTCACCCGGACGGACCGCGGGGTGTTCGCGTTCGCGATCACCGCCGGCGTCCTGTTCATGCAGATCACCGAGGACGAAACCACCGAGTACGACGACGACGAACCGCTGACTCTGACCGAACTCGCGGAGAGCGCTCGCCGTGTGCTCGGCGCGGACTTCCCCCTGGGGGAACCGATCCGGCTCTCGCGCTACACGTTCAAGGATCGCCAGGCCGAACGCTACCGCCACGGGCGGATCATGCTGGCCGGCGACGCAGCCCATTTGTTCCCCGCCACCGGTACGGCACTCACCGTCGGCATGCTCGACACGGTCAACCTCGCCTGGAAGCTGGGCGCCGACATCCACGGCTGGGCGCCGGCCGGCCTGCTGGACACCTACCACGACGAGCGCCACCTCGCCGGCGCACGCGCACAGCTGCAGACCCGAGCCCAGGCGGCCATGAGGCGCGGACACGACCCGGCCGCCGAAGCGCTCCGGCAGGTCTTCCAGGAACTGATCGTCGACGAGCCGGCGCTGCGCCGGATGGGAGCACTCGTCGCCCATGCCGACATCCGCTACCCGATGCCCGGCGCCGGCCACCACGCCTTGGCCGGCGCCTTCGCACCCGACCTCACCCTGCACACCGATCGGGGCATCACCAGCGTCGCGGAACTCATGCACACCGCGCGGCCCGTCCTGCTCGACCTTGCCGACCGCCGCGAGCTGCGCCAGATTGCCGGCGACTGGGTCGCTCGCGTCGACATCCGCACCGCGAAGACCGACACCCGACCGGCAGACGCCCTCCTGATCCGCCCCGACGGGCACGTCGCCTGGGCCGCGACGCTCGACGAACCCACCGTCACCGCCGGGGCCACGTTGCGAGACGCGCTCTCCCGCTGGTTCGGCACACCGCCAATGAGCAGGGAAGTGC